In Clostridium butyricum, the genomic stretch TAGGCACAAAATTTGTGTTTACACTTCCAATTACATTAGTTGAAGAGAAAAAAGAAAATTATACATATACAAAGCAGATAGTATCAAAAGTTGAAAAATATGATATTGAATTTTCTGATATTTATTCCATATAAGTTTTTACAAAGTTAATATACATTATGATTTTTGTAATCTTAAATTTAAATAAAACATATAAAATTAATAAAGCGATATTACAATGAATACATATAATTTTTAGCATTAAATAATTTATAAAATGAAAATCATCATATTTTATAAATTTTATGAGCATTTTATGACAAAATACTGAATTTCTATAAATAAATTTTTAATTATCTAAAGTTATTGACATATGCCAATAACTTTGTGATATAATATAAATATACAAAATTATGAAATGAAAAAAATTTTACGTCTGAATAAAAATTAGTATTTAATTTTACAAGTATGTTGTTTGGAGGTGAATTAATGCCGAGACCTAATAAAGTCAGAAGAGTCTGCAGAATGCCAAAATGCAGTAAATTTGAATCACAAAGTTTTAAAAATAATAATAGAATTGTATTAGACATAGAAGAATATGAAGCTATAAGGCTTATGGATTATATGGGACTTACACAAGAAGAAAGTTCAAAGCAGATGAAGGTTTCAAGAGCTACATTTCAAGCTTTATACATGGATGCGAGGAAGAAGATTTCTAGATTTTTAGTTGAAGGAACAGGGCTTATTATTTCTGGTGGCAATTATGAATTATGTAGCAGTAAATGCTGTCAGAATAAAAATATAAAAAAAGAAAATTGTATGTTATTGAAAGGAGATAATAATATGAAAATTGCAGTAACTTATAATGAGGGAGAAATTTTTCAACATTTTGGTCATAGTGAAAAATTTAAGTTATATGATGTTGAAGATGGTAAAATAGTATCAAGTGAAATTGTTGACACTAATGGAAGTGGTCATGGAGCATTAGCAGGATTTTTAAAAGATAAAAATGTTAATGTATTAATATGTGGTGGAATAGGAGGTGGTGCAAAAAATGCACTAGCTTCAAATAATATAGAAATATATCCAGGTGCTAGAGGAAATGCAGATGAGCAAGTACAGTCATTTTTAAGTGGAAACTTATCGTATAATCCAAACACAGAATGTTCACATCATAAGCATGAAGGTGAACATACTTGTGGAAGTCACGGATGTGGAAGTCATGATTCTGATCACAAATGCAGTCATGAATAATTGAGAAAACAAATTTTAAATAAATAGATACGTGCATTCTATCAGTGGTAGAATATAAAAAATATATGAAGTTAGTAAAAGAACAATATCTTATGTACTTTTACTAACTTTATTTTTTATGATTAATTTTTAATAAAACAATATTCAATAATAAATAAAAATATATAATTTAATTGCCATTATAATAAGATTATGATTAACTTATAAGTAGAGGAAAAGTCAGCTTTAGAAAGGGGAAGCCTAGAAAATTGATGGAAGTAAATCACAGTAAGATTAAAGAAACAAATAGAAAAAAGATTATAAAGTTGTTATTAGAAAAAGATGAGATAACAAAGTTAGATATATCAAGAAGTTTGGATATAAGTATTACTACAGTTTCAACCAATATTACAGAGTTAAAAGAAGAAGGAATTGTAGAAGATGTAAGGCCAATGGAATCTACTGGTGGCAGAAAAGCAATGGCTATAAAATTGAAAGAGAATTGTAGTTATGCTTTAGGAATTGCATTAACGCCTAAACATGTAAAGTTGCTATTAATAAATGTAAAAAACAAAGAAATTGAGAAAATAAAAGTAAGACACAATAATGACGGTATAGATCATATAGTAAATTTAGTAAAGGAAAATATATCAGACATTCTCAAAAATCATAATATAGATGAAAAACAGTTATTAGGAATTGGGATATCAGTACCTGGAACTGTTGATTCAGATAATGGAATTATAAAAAGATGCTATCTTCTTAATGTTAATAATGTTAATCTTAAAGAACAATTTGAGTATTTAAATGTACCTATATATATAGAAAATGAAGCTAATTTATCGGCGTATTATGAATATTTAAATAAGAAGGATTTAGTAGATAACCTTTTATATGTATCAATAACTGATGGTCTAGGACTTGGAATAATAATTAATGGAAATATATACAAAGGAAGCAGTAATTGTGCAGGTGAAATGGGACATATGAAGATAAAAATAGGAGGCAAACTATGTAAATGTGGTGCTAAAGGTTGCTTTGAAGCATATACGTCTAAAAATGCGCTTATAGATGCTTATAATGAAAGTGGAAATAGTATAAATGAGATTGAAGAATTTGAAGATTTGTATAATATAAATGATGAAAATATCAAAAAGGCATTAACTGAATATATAGATATACTTGGAGCAGGAATTTCTAATTTAACTATGCTCTTTGACCCTAAAATTATTGTTATTGGTGGAGAAATCAATAATATTTTAATAAATGAAATTGATAACCTTAAGAACATTATATATAAGGATAATTTATTTTTAGATGAAAGTATATGTAAAGTTGAAATAACAAAGTTTAAGGAATCATATTTATTAGGGGCAGCAAGGTTTGTAATCGAAGAATTTTTAAGAATAAAATAGATTACTTAGATTCTAATTGCTCTAAATATAAAGCAGGTGAATTAAAAGATACAAATTAACATATAAGGTTAAAGATTATTGATACATAAAAAGATCAATGGTTTTATTGATTACTATATAAGTGTAGATGAAAATCATGGAATATGATTTAAACATCTACACTTATTTTTGCGTTTATAAAATATAGGATTTAGCAAATTTTTAATATATAAGTTCAGATTAATTTTAGTTAAATGAAAGTTTATTAATTATATATGACTAAAAATTAGGGATAATTATATATAATTATTCAAGTATTCTGGATGCATAGAACAAAGTATCATTATCATAAGAACAGATATATGAAAGGATGATACTATGAGAAATGAACAGGATTTAATCAATAACAAATTTTATGTTATATCAAATTATATAATGTATTTTTTTATAACAAATATGTGCTTTTTATTTTGTATTTCCCCATTATTAATTTATAGATTTTTATATAATGGAAACTCCAAAGTCATTACATTGATTTTATCAATAAGTATTGGACCAGCACTTTCAACTTTATTTTCTACTATGGGAAAATTTATTAGGGAAAAAGACATATCTCCATTAAAAGATTTTTTTAATTTTTATAAGATGAATTTTTTTCAAGGTGTAATAGCAGCAACTATATTTAATAGTTTAATAAGTATATTGTATTTTGATATCATTTACTTTATTTCAACACATAAAATAGTGCAAATGTATTTAATGTTTATTATGATTTTATTGGTTTGCTTAATTTCAATGTATGGGTATTTAATAATATCAAGATATAATGTAAAAATATTATTTCTTTTAAAAACCTCGCTTGTTTTGACAATAAAGAAATTCTATGTAAGTTTAACATGTCTTGCTATTAGCATTATAATTTTGGGGATAATAAGATTTGCAAGAATTTCTTTTGTAGGATTATTATTTGGTTCAAGTGTATTAAGTTATTTAATATTGAAAATTCAGATGCCTACAATAGAACAATTAAAAGAAGCTATAGAACAAAAGTATAATAATTAAGGTATATTTTATATAAAATACACAATTTTTTAATGTGCTTTACATCTAATTTTATAGGTAACACTAATTATTACATGAAAACATATACATTTTTTCAGGTAGTTGAATAACACTATAAATTATACAATTTGACTATAGAATATTAAGTAATTAATAAAGAGTTGAGGGAGGAAATAGTATTATGGATATCTCAGTTGTTGAGAAAGAAAACAGAGAAGAAGAAAAAAAAGAAAGTATATCAGAAAAAGCTCATAAGCTATGGGAAAAAATGAAGACACAGAAATTTTTGATTTTTATGTCACTGCCATTTGTTATATGGCTTATAATATTTAAGTATACTCCATTATTTGGATGGATAATGGCCTTTCAGGATTATAAACCTGGAAAATCTATATTAAATCAGACATGGGTAGGATTTAAACATTTCAAAGAATTATTTAATGAACCATTATTTTATCAAGCATTACAAAATACACTTGCAATGAGCGTATTAAGTTTAGTTTTCGGAACAGTATGTGCAATTGGATTTGCATTACTTTTAAATGAACTTAAAGCAAAGAAGTTTAAAAAATGTGTACAGACTATATCTTATCTGCCTCACTTTATATCATGGGTAGTTGCAGCAAGCATAGTTACAAGCATGCTTTCTACTTCAGGTGTTGTAAACGAATTACTGATGGCTCTTAATTTAATAGATGCTCCAATTCAGTTTACATCTAATCCTAATTACTTCTGGGGAATCGTTACAGTCAGTGATGTGTGGAAGGAAATGGGATGGAATGCAATTATATATCTAGCTGCTATAACATCTATAGATCCAGAAATGTATGAAGCAGCAAGAGTTGATGGAGCTAGTAGAATAAGACAGATTATAAGTATTACATTACCTTCAATTAAACCTACTATAATAGTACTTTTAATAATGAGCATAGGTAATTTAATAAACATTGGTTTTGAAAAGCAGATGTTATTAGGAAACAGTATAGTTGCAGATAAATCTTTAGTATTAGATAAATATGCATTAGATTATGGTATTGGAATGTTTAGATATTCATTTGGTACAGCTATTGGTATATTTAAATCTGTAATAGGAATTATCCTAGTATTTGGTGCTAATAAGTTTGCTAAGAAAATCGGAGAACAAAGTATTATATAAAAACTTATAAGGAGGAAAATTATAATGAAGATAGGCAAACATAGGTTTGATATATTAGATATATTTATATTAATATTAATGGTCGTAATAACTATTGTAACCGTATATCCATTTCTTAATGTTTTAGCAATATCATTTAATGATGCAAACGATACAGTAAGAGGCGGACTTCATATTTGGCCAAGAGAATTTACATTAACTAACTATAAGGAAATATTCTCAGGAAGCAGTAATCTTAAACAAGGATTGATTATGTCAATTTTAAGAACTGTAATAGGTACAGCTACTGGTGTTATTGCAAGTGCCATGGTTGCTTTTGTACTAAGTAAAAGAGAATTTGTATTCAATAAAATTATAACAATTCTCTTTGTATTAACAATGTATATTAGTGGAGGATTAATTCCAGAATATATGGTAATAAGAGAATTAGGCTTGATAAATCATTTTTCAGTCTACATATTGCCAGGTTTAATAAGTGCATTTAATGTTATAGTTATAAGATCATTTATTGATGGACTTCCACCAGCATTAAATGAATCAGCTAAAGTTGATGGTGCTAATGATTTTGTAATATTTTTTAAGATAATTCTTCCATTATGCCTTCCAGTAATTGCAACTGTAGCATTATTTATAGCCGTAGGACAATGGAATAGCTGGTTTGATACTTATTTATATGCAAGATCTAATGATAGTCTTACAACATTACAGTATGAACTTATGAAAGTAATGGATAATGCAGCAAGTAGTATGGCAGATCCTAATAATCCATTAGCACAGTCAGCAGCAGGGGTTAATCCAGAATCAATAAAGATGGCTATTACAATGGTGGCAACTGTTCCTATATTATTAGTTTATCCATTTGTACAGAAATATTTTGTAAGCGGTATGACTCTTGGAGCAGTTAAAAGCTAATTGTTTGTTCTTAAAGATAATTATGGATTAGTCGAGAAAATTAGGCTAATCCTTAATGTATAAATATAGAGGTTATCAAAAATAGTATTTAAAGAAGGGGATATATTTATGAAAAAGAGAAAAATTTTATCAGTGATATTATCGGTATCATTAATAGCTGGAACTTTTATCGGATGTGGTAGTTCTTCAAAGGAAACAGGAGCAACTTCTTCATCAGGAAAAATGGACACGTCACCTATAACATTGGAGTTTTTTAATTGTGATGCATCTCAGGATATGCCATTTACAGATGATGTAGCTGAAAAAATAAAGGAGATTACCGGGGTTACATTAAAAATAAGTCATCCAGTTGCTGGTGATACTCAATCAATTCCATTGATGATTGCAAGTGGTGATTATCCTGATTTAATATTTGCAAAAGGTGATACAGGAAAATTAATCGACGCAGGTGCAATTATTCCTCTTGATGATTATATAGATAAGAAAGGAGCAAATCTTAAGACACTATATGGTGATCAGATAGAGAGATTAAGATATAGTGAAAAAGACCCTAGTATATATACTGTAGGTACTTATGGTGTTGAAACAAAAATATATGCTCCTGATGGAACAATGCAAATTCAAAATGCTGTCTTAAAAGATTTAGGATATCCAGAAATAAAGACTTTAAAAGATTATGAAAATGCAATTAGAACATATAAAGAAAAATATCCAGAAATTAATGGACAAAAAACAATTGGTATGTCGCTTATGGCAAGTGACTGGAGATGGCTTATAACTTGTGGTAATATAGCTGGAGCTGTTGCAGGAATTCCTGATGATGGACAATTTAAAATAGATGATGAAACTCAAGAAGCTGTTTATAAATATCAATTACCAGAAGTTAAAGAATATTTTAAATGGTTAAATCATATGAATGCAGAAGGATTATTAGATCCAGAATCATTTACTCAAAAAGAAGATACTTATAAATCAAAATTAGCTCAAGGTACAGTTCTTGGTATTACAGATGCTAAATGGGATTATGATAGTTCAATGAAATCGTTAATAGCAGCAGGTACACCAGAAAGAACTTTTGCACCACTTTCAGTAACATTAAATGAAAATGTTAAAGATCAGACAATGAAGGATTATGGATTTGGAGGCGGATGGGGAGTTGCAATTTCCTCAACTAGCAAAAATCAAGAAAGAGCATTCCAGTTTTTAGACTGGTTAGCTTCAGATGAAGCACAGGTTTTATTAAACTGGGGAATAGAAGGAAAACATTATACAGTTGAAAATGGAGTAAGAAAGTTCTTACCAGAAGTACAAGAACAAAAAAATACAGACAAAGATTTTGCTCATAACACAGGAATCGGAAATTACATTTATCCATTCCCACAGAGAGGAAATGGAGCAAAAGACTCTACAGGAAATTATTACTCATCTGATACTATAGAAACTTATAAGGCAAATTATAATACAGCAGAAAAAGAAACTATAGCTGCTTACAATAAAGATTCTTGGTGTGATTTCTTCCCACCAGCAGAAGAGTTAGGAGTATCTAAACATGGTCAAGCATGGCAATATAATATTCCAAGTGATAGTGATATGGCTATAATTCAAAAGAAAGCTGATGACTATGTTCAAAAGGCAGTAACTCAAGCTATTTTAGGAAAAGAAGAAGATTTTGATGCTGCATGGGATAAAATTCAATCAACTCTTAATTCATATGGAATTGATAAGGTAAATCAAGGAATGACTGATTTAACTAAAGAAAGAATTAAACTTTGGAATAAATAAAATATAATTTCTATTAAAGGGGCTGTATCAAATTGAAATTTTTTAAATTCAATTTGATACAGCCTATTCTTATAAACGTAAATTTTATTCATGTATATATTTCCAAATATTTTATTTTGAAATAACACAAATAAAGGATAAACATTATTATCCATATTTTAACTATATATTTAAAATTACGAAGCTTGCTGCTTATGAAGCAGCTCACCGTTACGATTTTGAATGGTTTTATGGTACAATTTATTAACATTATAACCAAACGCCATTAACAAAAATTCAGTACGAACTTTAATATTTCCACGCATAAAAAATCTTCTAAAACCATAATCTTGTTTAATAACTCCAAATGCTCCTTCGACTTGAATTGATCTGTTCATTCTTAAAAGTATTCCTTTAGGTGTAGTGATGTTTTTAAGTGAATTTGTTCTTAGACGCATAAAATTTTTAGCCACATGTATTTGTTTATTACCTTTTGCTTTCGTACATTTACTCTTATATTCACAGCCATCACAGTCTTCACATTCATAGATGCTAACAGTAGTTTCATATCCAGATTTTGTTTTTTTCTTTTTTGTTCCTTTTAGAAGCATTTTTTTACCAGATGCACAAATGTAGTAATCTTCATCTGTGTTATAGTACATATTTTCTTTCTTACTAATATCACTCTTGAATTTCTTTGTCTTTGACTTTTCATAATTTGCAGGTTTAATAAAAGCTTCTTGTTTCTTAGATTCAAGATATGCATAATTTTCTTCACTTTCGTATCCTGCGTCAGCAGTTACGGATTCATATTTTTGATTTAAATTCTTTTCTAATCTATCTAAAAATGGTATAAAAGTAAGCTGGTCAGATCTTTCACTTGAAATGTCTACTCCTACAATATATTCACCTTCTACCCCTATTTGGATATTATATGCTGGTTTTAATTGACCGTTTTTCATATGATCTTCTTTCATATGCATGAAAGTTGCGTCATGATCTGTTTTTGAAAAACTGTTTCGTCCATTAAAAATGCTATTGTATTCATTATATTTATTTTGCTTTTCAATAAATTCATTAAGTTGTTCAGTATATCTTTGGAATTTACTTTTTCTTTTACCTTTTCCATAAACAAATTCAATATTATTGGCTTCAATCATAATTCTGATACTATCTAAAATATAATTAGCATCTTGAACTGATATTTTAGCATTAGTAATAATAAGACATAAATTCAAATCATGATTCATTTTTATTAAGCTTTCTTTTATTTTCTTTTGTAGTCTATCTTCAAATTTATCAATAGATTTTTTCCAAACAAAAGTATATCGATTTGCAGATGCTTCGATTTTAGTTCCATCAATAAAAATATTTTTAAATTGAATTTCATTAAGTTCTCTAAGTTTTTTCACAAGTTGATTAAATAAATTTTCTATACAACCAGCTAATCGTTCACGTCTAAATCTATCTATAGAATTGTGTCCTGGTGGTAGTTGACCTTGTAAAAGCCATTTGAAATTTATATCTCTTTTGCATGCCTTTTCAAGAGCACGACTTGAATATATTCCTTCCATATATCCATAAACTATAATTGCAAACATAGTTTTAGGTAAAAGTGCTGGATTTCTACCAATAGTAGAGTAAGTTCTATTTAATTCTGAATAATCTAATCCCTCCATAACATCATAAAGCACTCTTACTGAATCACTATCAGATATAATATTTTCTATATTTATTGGGAAACCTATTTGATGCATAGGTATAATATTATTAGTGTTCATATTAATATTATGCGCAAAAAAGAGAATTCAAATTTATGAATTCTCTTTTTTTATCGGCTAGTATCAAAATTGTTTTGATACAGCCCCATCTTTTTAATTTAGAGGAAGGAATGAGTATGAGATTTTATAAAGAAAAAATAGAAACAGATTTATTAATACCAGCCAAAATATATATTGGGAATTCTAAGGGGGAAAATTGCCATTAT encodes the following:
- a CDS encoding ABC transporter substrate-binding protein encodes the protein MKKRKILSVILSVSLIAGTFIGCGSSSKETGATSSSGKMDTSPITLEFFNCDASQDMPFTDDVAEKIKEITGVTLKISHPVAGDTQSIPLMIASGDYPDLIFAKGDTGKLIDAGAIIPLDDYIDKKGANLKTLYGDQIERLRYSEKDPSIYTVGTYGVETKIYAPDGTMQIQNAVLKDLGYPEIKTLKDYENAIRTYKEKYPEINGQKTIGMSLMASDWRWLITCGNIAGAVAGIPDDGQFKIDDETQEAVYKYQLPEVKEYFKWLNHMNAEGLLDPESFTQKEDTYKSKLAQGTVLGITDAKWDYDSSMKSLIAAGTPERTFAPLSVTLNENVKDQTMKDYGFGGGWGVAISSTSKNQERAFQFLDWLASDEAQVLLNWGIEGKHYTVENGVRKFLPEVQEQKNTDKDFAHNTGIGNYIYPFPQRGNGAKDSTGNYYSSDTIETYKANYNTAEKETIAAYNKDSWCDFFPPAEELGVSKHGQAWQYNIPSDSDMAIIQKKADDYVQKAVTQAILGKEEDFDAAWDKIQSTLNSYGIDKVNQGMTDLTKERIKLWNK
- a CDS encoding ROK family transcriptional regulator; amino-acid sequence: MMEVNHSKIKETNRKKIIKLLLEKDEITKLDISRSLDISITTVSTNITELKEEGIVEDVRPMESTGGRKAMAIKLKENCSYALGIALTPKHVKLLLINVKNKEIEKIKVRHNNDGIDHIVNLVKENISDILKNHNIDEKQLLGIGISVPGTVDSDNGIIKRCYLLNVNNVNLKEQFEYLNVPIYIENEANLSAYYEYLNKKDLVDNLLYVSITDGLGLGIIINGNIYKGSSNCAGEMGHMKIKIGGKLCKCGAKGCFEAYTSKNALIDAYNESGNSINEIEEFEDLYNINDENIKKALTEYIDILGAGISNLTMLFDPKIIVIGGEINNILINEIDNLKNIIYKDNLFLDESICKVEITKFKESYLLGAARFVIEEFLRIK
- a CDS encoding ABC transporter permease, with protein sequence MDISVVEKENREEEKKESISEKAHKLWEKMKTQKFLIFMSLPFVIWLIIFKYTPLFGWIMAFQDYKPGKSILNQTWVGFKHFKELFNEPLFYQALQNTLAMSVLSLVFGTVCAIGFALLLNELKAKKFKKCVQTISYLPHFISWVVAASIVTSMLSTSGVVNELLMALNLIDAPIQFTSNPNYFWGIVTVSDVWKEMGWNAIIYLAAITSIDPEMYEAARVDGASRIRQIISITLPSIKPTIIVLLIMSIGNLINIGFEKQMLLGNSIVADKSLVLDKYALDYGIGMFRYSFGTAIGIFKSVIGIILVFGANKFAKKIGEQSII
- a CDS encoding DUF624 domain-containing protein, which gives rise to MRNEQDLINNKFYVISNYIMYFFITNMCFLFCISPLLIYRFLYNGNSKVITLILSISIGPALSTLFSTMGKFIREKDISPLKDFFNFYKMNFFQGVIAATIFNSLISILYFDIIYFISTHKIVQMYLMFIMILLVCLISMYGYLIISRYNVKILFLLKTSLVLTIKKFYVSLTCLAISIIILGIIRFARISFVGLLFGSSVLSYLILKIQMPTIEQLKEAIEQKYNN
- a CDS encoding DUF134 domain-containing protein, whose product is MPRPNKVRRVCRMPKCSKFESQSFKNNNRIVLDIEEYEAIRLMDYMGLTQEESSKQMKVSRATFQALYMDARKKISRFLVEGTGLIISGGNYELCSSKCCQNKNIKKENCMLLKGDNNMKIAVTYNEGEIFQHFGHSEKFKLYDVEDGKIVSSEIVDTNGSGHGALAGFLKDKNVNVLICGGIGGGAKNALASNNIEIYPGARGNADEQVQSFLSGNLSYNPNTECSHHKHEGEHTCGSHGCGSHDSDHKCSHE
- a CDS encoding carbohydrate ABC transporter permease, with translation MKIGKHRFDILDIFILILMVVITIVTVYPFLNVLAISFNDANDTVRGGLHIWPREFTLTNYKEIFSGSSNLKQGLIMSILRTVIGTATGVIASAMVAFVLSKREFVFNKIITILFVLTMYISGGLIPEYMVIRELGLINHFSVYILPGLISAFNVIVIRSFIDGLPPALNESAKVDGANDFVIFFKIILPLCLPVIATVALFIAVGQWNSWFDTYLYARSNDSLTTLQYELMKVMDNAASSMADPNNPLAQSAAGVNPESIKMAITMVATVPILLVYPFVQKYFVSGMTLGAVKS
- a CDS encoding IS1182-like element ISClbu1 family transposase translates to MNTNNIIPMHQIGFPINIENIISDSDSVRVLYDVMEGLDYSELNRTYSTIGRNPALLPKTMFAIIVYGYMEGIYSSRALEKACKRDINFKWLLQGQLPPGHNSIDRFRRERLAGCIENLFNQLVKKLRELNEIQFKNIFIDGTKIEASANRYTFVWKKSIDKFEDRLQKKIKESLIKMNHDLNLCLIITNAKISVQDANYILDSIRIMIEANNIEFVYGKGKRKSKFQRYTEQLNEFIEKQNKYNEYNSIFNGRNSFSKTDHDATFMHMKEDHMKNGQLKPAYNIQIGVEGEYIVGVDISSERSDQLTFIPFLDRLEKNLNQKYESVTADAGYESEENYAYLESKKQEAFIKPANYEKSKTKKFKSDISKKENMYYNTDEDYYICASGKKMLLKGTKKKKTKSGYETTVSIYECEDCDGCEYKSKCTKAKGNKQIHVAKNFMRLRTNSLKNITTPKGILLRMNRSIQVEGAFGVIKQDYGFRRFFMRGNIKVRTEFLLMAFGYNVNKLYHKTIQNRNGELLHKQQAS